From the genome of Opitutaceae bacterium, one region includes:
- a CDS encoding succinate dehydrogenase cytochrome b subunit: MSLIGNLFSSTVGRKFLMAVTGIILVGFVIGHLVGNLQVFGHPDKINGYAQFLHSLGPTLWAVRIGLLLAAVIHIWAAIALTRTNAQARGAQHYGVNKWIRAPFASRYMRLTGLVVLAFIVYHLAQFTFGFASSASFKGHLPEYTMTSTFHVLGFPAVEKGSSVNDVYSMVFYGFQSPVISLFYILAVGFLTLHLLHGFQSVFHSFGWHNASWAPALRAVTIILCVGFFLGNASMPAAILSGWLKPSPGTQVAAHPRVALGGTP; the protein is encoded by the coding sequence ATGAGCCTAATCGGCAACCTCTTCAGCTCGACTGTCGGCCGCAAATTCCTGATGGCGGTCACAGGCATCATTCTCGTCGGATTCGTGATTGGGCATCTGGTGGGCAACCTCCAGGTCTTCGGCCATCCGGACAAGATCAACGGCTACGCGCAGTTTCTCCATTCGCTCGGGCCGACGCTGTGGGCCGTCCGGATCGGGCTCCTTCTTGCGGCGGTCATTCACATCTGGGCGGCAATCGCACTCACACGAACCAATGCGCAGGCCCGTGGCGCCCAGCACTACGGCGTAAACAAGTGGATTCGCGCACCCTTCGCCTCGCGATACATGCGCCTGACCGGTCTGGTCGTACTCGCCTTCATTGTTTATCACCTCGCGCAGTTCACATTCGGATTTGCGTCGTCGGCCTCCTTCAAGGGTCACCTTCCCGAGTACACGATGACCTCCACATTCCATGTGCTGGGATTTCCCGCCGTCGAGAAGGGCAGTTCCGTCAACGATGTCTACAGCATGGTTTTCTATGGATTTCAGAGCCCGGTCATCTCCCTGTTCTACATCCTTGCCGTCGGATTCCTCACACTTCACCTGCTCCATGGATTTCAATCCGTGTTCCATTCCTTCGGCTGGCACAATGCATCCTGGGCGCCGGCGCTTCGTGCGGTGACCATCATTCTCTGCGTTGGATTCTTTCTTGGGAATGCATCGATGCCTGCGGCAATATTGTCTGGCTGGCTCAAACCCTCGCCAGGGACACAGGTTGCGGCACATCCCCGCGTGGCTTTGGGCGGAACGCCCTGA
- a CDS encoding fumarate reductase/succinate dehydrogenase flavoprotein subunit, whose product MAKLESRIPPGPLPEKWRRHKADMKLVNPANKRKYEVIVVGAGLAGASAAATLGELGYKVSCFVFHDSPRRAHSIAAQGGINAAKNYQNDGDSVYRLFYDTVKGGDYRSREANVHRLAEVSVNIIDQCAAQGVPFAREYGGLLANRSFGGAQVSRTFYARGQTGQQLLLGAYSALSRTVGQGLVKLHTQEEMCDLVVIGGQAKGIITRNLVTGKISRWSADAVVLATGGYGNVFNLSTYARGSNATAIWRAYKRGACFANPCYTQIHPTCIPVSGDYQSKLTLMSESLRNDGRIWVPKRKEDCRKDPASIPDEDRDYYLERIYPSFGNLAPRDISSRAAKRVCDEGRGVGESGLGVYLDFSDAIKRLGEDAVRERYGNLFDIYHEITNENAYRTPMRIYPAVHYTMGGLWVDYNLMSNLPGLFVLGEANFSDHGANRLGASALMQGLADGYFVVPYTIGDYLASQKPGSRPSTDAPEFKQAEDNVTSIIRRLLGAKGTHPVSHFHKRLGHILWQYCGMSRTREGLETALREIPKLREEFWATVKIPGSADTLNQSLEVAGRVADFLELGELMCRDALSREESCGCHFREEYQHPDGECKRDDERFAHVAAWEYQGADKEPVRNVEPLTYEVVKMSMRNYK is encoded by the coding sequence ATGGCCAAACTTGAATCCAGGATTCCTCCCGGTCCCCTCCCTGAAAAGTGGCGCAGGCACAAGGCCGACATGAAGCTCGTCAATCCGGCCAACAAGCGGAAGTACGAGGTGATAGTTGTCGGTGCCGGCCTGGCGGGCGCATCCGCCGCGGCCACATTGGGTGAACTCGGTTACAAGGTCAGCTGCTTTGTCTTCCACGACAGCCCGCGCCGGGCGCATTCCATCGCCGCCCAGGGCGGCATCAATGCGGCCAAGAATTACCAGAACGATGGCGACAGCGTGTACCGGCTTTTCTATGACACGGTGAAGGGCGGCGACTATCGCTCGCGCGAGGCCAACGTGCACCGTCTGGCCGAGGTTTCGGTCAACATCATCGACCAGTGTGCAGCGCAGGGCGTCCCGTTCGCGCGGGAGTACGGCGGGCTGCTTGCCAACCGCTCCTTCGGCGGCGCCCAGGTTTCGCGGACGTTTTATGCGCGCGGGCAGACGGGCCAGCAGCTCCTGCTCGGAGCGTATTCCGCGCTTTCCCGCACCGTTGGGCAGGGGCTTGTCAAGCTTCACACGCAGGAGGAAATGTGCGACCTCGTTGTGATCGGTGGCCAGGCCAAGGGGATCATCACTCGCAACCTTGTCACCGGAAAGATCAGCCGCTGGTCCGCCGACGCCGTCGTTCTCGCCACGGGCGGCTACGGCAATGTCTTCAACCTTTCCACCTACGCTCGCGGATCGAACGCCACGGCAATCTGGCGTGCCTACAAGCGCGGCGCGTGTTTTGCCAATCCCTGCTACACGCAGATTCACCCGACCTGCATCCCGGTTTCCGGAGACTACCAGTCCAAGCTGACCCTGATGTCGGAGTCGCTGCGCAACGACGGGCGCATCTGGGTGCCCAAGCGGAAGGAGGACTGCCGGAAGGATCCCGCCTCCATTCCGGACGAGGATCGCGACTACTACCTCGAGCGAATCTATCCCAGCTTTGGCAACCTCGCGCCGCGTGACATCTCATCACGCGCGGCCAAGCGGGTGTGTGACGAGGGGCGCGGTGTGGGGGAGAGCGGGCTCGGTGTCTACCTGGACTTCTCCGATGCGATCAAGCGACTGGGCGAGGATGCGGTGCGCGAACGCTATGGCAACCTGTTCGACATCTATCACGAGATCACGAACGAGAACGCCTATCGCACGCCCATGCGCATCTATCCCGCGGTGCATTACACCATGGGCGGCCTCTGGGTGGACTACAACCTCATGTCGAATCTGCCGGGTCTTTTCGTGCTCGGTGAGGCGAATTTTTCGGATCATGGCGCCAATCGCCTGGGCGCGTCGGCGCTGATGCAGGGGCTTGCCGATGGGTATTTTGTCGTTCCCTACACGATCGGCGACTACCTGGCCTCCCAGAAACCCGGCTCACGCCCATCGACGGATGCGCCGGAGTTCAAGCAGGCGGAGGACAATGTGACATCGATCATTCGCCGGCTTCTGGGCGCGAAGGGGACCCATCCTGTCAGCCATTTCCACAAGCGGCTCGGCCACATCCTGTGGCAATACTGCGGGATGTCGCGCACGAGGGAGGGGCTTGAAACAGCTCTGAGGGAGATTCCGAAACTGCGCGAAGAGTTCTGGGCGACCGTGAAGATTCCCGGCTCCGCAGACACACTCAATCAGTCCCTGGAGGTGGCGGGTCGTGTGGCCGACTTTCTCGAACTGGGGGAGCTGATGTGCAGGGACGCCCTTTCCCGCGAAGAGAGCTGCGGCTGTCACTTCCGCGAGGAGTACCAGCACCCGGACGGAGAATGCAAACGCGACGACGAACGGTTCGCCCACGTGGCCGCGTGGGAATACCAGGGTGCGGACAAGGAGCCTGTGCGGAACGTCGAGCCGCTGACCTACGAGGTCGTGAAAATGAGCATGCGCAACTACAAGTGA
- a CDS encoding succinate dehydrogenase/fumarate reductase iron-sulfur subunit, whose amino-acid sequence MVANVSNTNFSVTLRVWRQAGPGQPGRFVDYPAKHVNPNMSILELLDVVNDELTIKGEEPIAFAHDCREGICGTCSLMIDGKPHGPNQGVASCQTYMRSFRDGEVIVIEPFRAAPFPIVKDLVSDRSSFDRIQQAGGFISVRTGAAPDANSIPVPKDDAELAMDAAACIGCGACVAACKNRSAVLFVAAKVSHLGLMPQGQPERDSRVLAMVNTADELGFGSCTNQGECSAACPKMISHDFIVRLNRDYLSASFRSAFRAPTASAGHQAG is encoded by the coding sequence ATGGTCGCCAACGTTTCCAATACCAACTTTTCCGTGACCCTGCGCGTCTGGCGCCAGGCGGGTCCGGGGCAGCCGGGCCGCTTCGTCGATTATCCCGCGAAGCATGTGAACCCGAACATGTCGATTCTTGAGCTCCTTGATGTTGTCAACGACGAGTTGACGATCAAGGGCGAGGAGCCGATCGCCTTTGCCCACGACTGTCGGGAGGGCATCTGCGGCACGTGTTCGCTGATGATCGATGGCAAGCCTCATGGTCCGAACCAGGGAGTGGCCAGTTGCCAGACCTACATGCGCAGCTTCAGGGACGGCGAAGTCATTGTCATTGAGCCCTTCCGCGCCGCGCCTTTCCCGATCGTCAAGGACCTGGTTTCGGATCGCAGTTCATTCGACAGGATCCAGCAGGCGGGTGGTTTTATCTCCGTGCGAACGGGAGCGGCACCGGATGCCAATTCGATTCCGGTTCCGAAGGACGATGCCGAACTCGCGATGGATGCGGCGGCGTGCATCGGCTGCGGAGCCTGTGTTGCCGCCTGCAAGAATCGTTCGGCCGTTCTGTTCGTCGCCGCCAAGGTTTCCCACCTGGGCCTGATGCCACAGGGCCAGCCGGAGCGGGACAGCCGCGTGCTGGCGATGGTCAACACGGCTGATGAACTGGGATTCGGTAGCTGCACGAATCAGGGAGAGTGCAGCGCCGCGTGTCCCAAGATGATCAGCCATGATTTTATTGTCCGGCTGAACCGCGATTATCTCTCAGCCAGTTTCCGCTCCGCATTCCGGGCCCCCACCGCCAGCGCCGGCCATCAGGCCGGTTGA
- the lysA gene encoding diaminopimelate decarboxylase, with protein sequence MHYFRYVGQNLYCESVDLSEVARLYGTPTHVYSASTISENFTRLKNALDGLDVQICYAMKANSALAVLRLFSNLGASFDLVSGGELRRVLAAGGDVRKSVFAGVGKSEEEIALALESGIFALHVESDPEMARINHVAGKLDLKAPIAIRINPDVDAGTHAKITTGRSANKFGIPLDLASAAFQAASRYPHLLVRGVQMHIGSQLTDAAPFIEAVKRVAPFVSQLKNKHPLEYFSIGGGIGIVYREALASGQADWWDSQPTGERPITPEVYGAGLVPLLEPLGLKILVEPGRFLVGNAGVLLSRVEYLKRGRDRNFLIIDAAMNDLVRPAMYDAFHEIVPLHRDTSRPALVADIVGPICESSDCFAKDRQMQQVGEGEYVAIMSTGAYGYTMASRYNSRSLPAEVLVKGSAFELIHGRESFETMTAGERIPTFLA encoded by the coding sequence ATGCATTACTTTCGCTACGTCGGGCAAAATCTTTACTGCGAATCCGTGGATCTCTCCGAGGTCGCGCGTCTCTACGGAACACCGACCCATGTTTACAGCGCTTCCACGATTTCCGAGAACTTCACGCGGCTGAAAAACGCGCTCGACGGGCTCGATGTGCAAATCTGCTACGCGATGAAAGCGAACTCGGCGCTCGCTGTTCTGCGGCTCTTTTCGAATCTCGGGGCGTCCTTCGATCTGGTCAGCGGCGGAGAGCTGCGGCGGGTGCTCGCCGCCGGGGGCGATGTTCGGAAAAGCGTGTTCGCCGGAGTGGGCAAGTCCGAGGAGGAGATCGCGCTGGCGCTTGAGAGCGGCATCTTCGCCCTCCACGTGGAGAGCGACCCCGAGATGGCCCGCATCAACCATGTTGCCGGCAAGCTCGATCTGAAGGCTCCCATCGCAATTCGCATCAACCCGGATGTCGACGCGGGCACCCACGCCAAGATCACCACGGGAAGGTCCGCCAACAAATTCGGCATCCCGCTGGATCTGGCGTCGGCCGCCTTTCAAGCGGCCTCCCGGTATCCGCACCTGCTGGTCCGTGGTGTCCAGATGCACATCGGTTCCCAGTTGACCGACGCCGCGCCATTCATCGAAGCGGTGAAGCGGGTGGCACCGTTCGTGAGTCAGTTGAAGAACAAGCACCCCCTTGAGTATTTCTCGATCGGCGGCGGCATCGGAATTGTGTACCGCGAGGCGCTGGCAAGCGGTCAGGCGGACTGGTGGGACTCGCAGCCGACCGGCGAGCGCCCCATCACCCCGGAAGTTTACGGAGCGGGGCTTGTGCCGCTGCTCGAGCCACTGGGATTGAAGATTCTCGTCGAGCCGGGTCGTTTTCTCGTGGGCAATGCCGGTGTCCTCCTTTCCCGGGTCGAGTACCTGAAGCGCGGCAGGGATAGAAACTTCCTCATCATCGATGCCGCCATGAATGACCTTGTGCGACCGGCGATGTACGACGCCTTCCACGAGATCGTGCCGCTCCACCGGGACACCTCGCGCCCTGCGTTGGTCGCCGACATTGTCGGGCCGATTTGCGAGAGCAGCGACTGTTTCGCGAAGGATCGCCAGATGCAGCAGGTCGGCGAGGGTGAATACGTGGCCATCATGAGCACCGGCGCCTATGGCTACACGATGGCCAGCCGCTACAATTCGCGCTCGCTGCCCGCGGAGGTTCTGGTCAAGGGGAGCGCGTTCGAGCTCATCCACGGCCGCGAGTCCTTTGAAACCATGACCGCCGGCGAGCGCATCCCGACGTTTCTTGCGTGA
- a CDS encoding NAD(P)-dependent glycerol-3-phosphate dehydrogenase, with translation MNFLVIGAGAWGTAFAIHLVKQGHSVALAPRRFEHAVALATSLENSDYLPGIKLPPSIQVGHELTPLLMEAEVVLLACPLQSLRATCERVRDNLAQATRLRFLISLSKGLELRTHLRPSEIVASVLPAYAVGSLTGPTNAGEVSRGLPAAMVLGMTRVDASVASLQAELSGPSLRVYTSTDLPGVEFGGSLKNIYAIAAGCSDGLRLGDNAKAALMTRALAEMVRLGVALGAQRETFYGLSGFGDLVATCAGSWSRNRGFGEQLGRGRSAADLQSESRFVVEGYRTTESFYGLCRERGIDAPILTEVYRVLYENKTPAAALAALMSRDLKKE, from the coding sequence ATGAATTTTCTCGTGATTGGCGCCGGCGCATGGGGGACCGCGTTCGCGATCCATCTCGTGAAGCAGGGTCATTCCGTGGCACTTGCGCCGCGCCGCTTCGAGCACGCAGTCGCCCTTGCCACCTCTTTGGAGAATAGCGACTACCTTCCCGGCATCAAACTTCCGCCCAGCATTCAGGTTGGCCATGAGCTGACCCCTCTGCTGATGGAGGCCGAGGTCGTCCTTCTGGCGTGCCCCTTGCAGTCGCTGCGCGCCACCTGTGAGCGCGTTCGTGACAACCTCGCTCAGGCGACACGCCTGCGATTTCTGATCAGCCTCTCAAAGGGACTCGAACTGCGCACGCACCTGCGTCCGTCCGAGATAGTTGCATCGGTGTTGCCGGCCTATGCGGTGGGTTCCCTCACAGGCCCCACAAACGCTGGCGAGGTATCACGCGGCCTGCCGGCCGCCATGGTTCTGGGCATGACCCGGGTCGATGCGTCAGTCGCTTCCCTTCAGGCGGAACTGAGCGGTCCATCGTTGCGGGTCTATACCAGCACGGATCTGCCCGGAGTTGAATTCGGCGGGAGCTTGAAGAATATTTATGCCATCGCGGCGGGCTGTTCGGATGGGCTCCGGCTGGGCGACAACGCCAAGGCCGCGTTGATGACGCGGGCGCTCGCGGAGATGGTGCGCCTGGGTGTGGCCTTGGGAGCGCAGCGCGAAACGTTTTATGGCCTGAGCGGTTTTGGTGATCTGGTCGCCACCTGCGCCGGTTCGTGGAGTCGCAACCGGGGCTTCGGCGAACAGCTTGGACGGGGTAGGAGCGCCGCTGATCTCCAGAGTGAGAGCCGGTTCGTCGTGGAGGGCTACCGCACCACTGAATCGTTTTACGGTCTCTGCCGCGAACGAGGCATCGACGCCCCCATTCTGACCGAGGTCTATCGCGTCCTGTACGAAAACAAAACGCCCGCCGCCGCCCTCGCCGCTTTGATGTCGCGCGACCTGAAAAAGGAATGA
- a CDS encoding mucoidy inhibitor MuiA family protein, with product MKPNGHLLAAVLAATFTATTFTFAAAVPVESRISAASVYLDRAVVTRNAQTDLPAGESEVVFSRLPAGLLDASLQVNARGTAAVTLIDVSARQTYVEATLNPRIKAIEEELQGLKRQDEDLKGRLTLIDQQRALLSRIEAAVTSPPPRDAASPGPRTGFDEWQKLLSFQFENLSRLTNDQNALGRQREELAAKTTALEAQLNLLRSQQSAARSFKTVTIRVAAASAGRLDVSLSYAVPGASWSPTYDARLHSENRSVELGYFGSVRNGTGEDWDAIALTLSTARPSQGGGAPELPLWIVDVYRPLPYPTAVLSRSASKVAFESRVGAVAEAAAMADKAEPEMQNAAFAQAALEGGATRATFRIATPVTLPSDNAAQRVPITQTRLPATLHYESTPKLLEAAFLNASVTNGTDFPLLAGPVNTFVDGSFVATGRIKTLMPGEKFDLAFGADDGISIKRRLVNRFAEDTGLMSKGRRVTYEFLVTITNNKKSAERVVFKEAVPVSRDEKIVVKLLAPAERDIGTSESQKEITRDAEGRLVWRVDMKAGEKRDFPLKVSIDYPSDVTVSGLD from the coding sequence ATGAAACCCAATGGTCATCTCCTGGCGGCGGTTCTTGCCGCCACCTTCACAGCAACGACATTCACGTTTGCGGCCGCGGTGCCGGTTGAGTCGCGCATCTCCGCCGCGTCGGTCTACCTCGATCGCGCCGTGGTGACACGCAATGCGCAAACCGACCTGCCCGCCGGCGAGTCCGAAGTGGTCTTTTCAAGACTGCCCGCCGGACTACTCGACGCCTCGCTGCAGGTCAATGCGCGGGGCACCGCTGCGGTCACGCTCATCGACGTTTCCGCCCGCCAGACCTACGTCGAGGCCACGCTCAATCCCCGCATCAAGGCCATCGAGGAGGAATTGCAGGGTCTCAAACGACAAGATGAGGACCTCAAGGGCCGCCTCACCCTCATCGACCAGCAACGGGCGCTGCTCTCGCGAATTGAAGCCGCTGTGACCTCGCCTCCGCCGCGCGACGCGGCTTCACCCGGCCCAAGAACCGGATTCGATGAATGGCAGAAACTGCTTTCCTTCCAGTTCGAAAACCTCTCCCGCCTCACCAACGACCAGAACGCGCTGGGCCGCCAGCGCGAGGAACTCGCCGCCAAGACAACCGCCCTGGAGGCGCAGCTCAATCTGCTGCGCAGCCAGCAGTCCGCAGCGCGCAGCTTCAAGACGGTCACCATCCGCGTCGCCGCAGCTTCGGCGGGAAGACTGGACGTATCGCTGTCCTATGCGGTGCCGGGCGCCTCATGGAGTCCGACCTATGATGCGCGGCTTCACTCTGAGAATCGCAGCGTCGAACTCGGCTATTTCGGCTCGGTGAGAAACGGCACCGGCGAGGACTGGGACGCCATCGCCCTCACTTTGTCCACGGCACGGCCAAGCCAGGGCGGCGGCGCGCCGGAGCTCCCGCTCTGGATTGTCGATGTGTATCGACCCCTGCCCTACCCGACCGCCGTCCTTTCGCGGTCGGCATCCAAGGTCGCGTTTGAATCACGGGTCGGCGCGGTCGCGGAGGCCGCCGCCATGGCCGACAAGGCCGAGCCGGAAATGCAGAACGCCGCCTTCGCGCAGGCCGCTCTCGAAGGCGGCGCAACACGCGCCACCTTCCGCATCGCCACACCGGTCACCCTGCCGAGCGACAACGCCGCCCAGCGGGTTCCGATCACGCAGACTCGCCTGCCGGCGACGCTGCACTACGAATCGACGCCCAAGCTCCTCGAGGCCGCATTCCTCAACGCCTCCGTCACCAATGGAACCGATTTCCCCCTGCTGGCGGGCCCGGTGAACACGTTTGTGGACGGCAGTTTTGTCGCCACCGGTCGAATCAAGACCCTCATGCCCGGGGAAAAATTCGACCTCGCCTTCGGCGCGGACGATGGAATCTCAATCAAACGCAGGCTCGTCAACCGTTTCGCCGAAGACACCGGTCTCATGAGCAAGGGGCGCCGGGTGACCTACGAATTTCTGGTCACCATCACCAACAACAAGAAGTCCGCGGAACGCGTGGTTTTCAAGGAGGCGGTTCCCGTCTCGCGCGACGAAAAAATCGTGGTGAAACTCCTGGCTCCGGCGGAGCGTGACATTGGCACCTCGGAAAGTCAGAAGGAAATCACGCGTGATGCCGAGGGACGCCTGGTGTGGCGCGTGGACATGAAGGCAGGCGAAAAGCGCGATTTCCCGCTCAAGGTCAGCATTGACTATCCTTCGGATGTCACGGTCAGCGGCTTGGATTGA
- a CDS encoding Gfo/Idh/MocA family oxidoreductase: MHSDSTLTRRTFLKTAGAVGLTAPLFAKNLISAPASKTLRHASFGASGMAWADIRSICSNPFVKLVAVAEVDETKLAELKAWFPETRVYQDWRELLRKEKDNIDSVNVSTPDHMHAPIALSAMQLGKHVYCQKPLAHDIHETRVLTEYARRKKLVTQMGIQIHSEKVYRQAVAIVHSGVIGKIREVHTWSNKKWGDVGPPPSWTDPVPSTFRWDLWLGVCEDRPYVGDAYYHPGNWRRRLDFGTGTFGDMGCHIFDPVFESLGLTAPISVRSEGPAPDQWNWSTDARIHYVFPGTKYTEGKTVPITWYDGDQRPPAEILALAEGTQAAVTDTSSNNRKSIFGQGSILIGTKGVLHVPHINTPRLFPRQQFKDYVLPDEKGAHHWTQWAEACLSGATPSAQFDYSGPLTEAVLLGSVAVRYHQTTLKWNARKLQFDNLKEANQHLRRTYRKGWEVAGL; the protein is encoded by the coding sequence ATGCACTCCGATTCCACCCTTACCCGCCGCACATTCCTCAAAACCGCCGGGGCTGTCGGGCTCACGGCCCCCCTGTTTGCGAAGAACCTGATTTCGGCGCCTGCGAGCAAGACGCTTCGGCACGCCAGTTTCGGCGCATCGGGCATGGCCTGGGCGGACATCCGTTCCATTTGCAGCAACCCTTTTGTCAAGCTGGTCGCCGTGGCCGAAGTCGATGAAACCAAGCTGGCGGAGCTCAAGGCCTGGTTCCCCGAGACGCGCGTGTATCAGGACTGGCGCGAGCTGCTGAGGAAGGAGAAGGACAACATCGACTCCGTCAACGTGTCGACACCCGACCACATGCATGCGCCGATCGCGCTCTCCGCGATGCAGCTCGGCAAGCATGTCTACTGCCAGAAACCGCTCGCGCACGACATCCATGAGACACGTGTTCTGACCGAGTACGCGCGCAGGAAGAAGCTTGTCACCCAGATGGGCATCCAGATCCACTCCGAGAAGGTCTACCGGCAGGCGGTGGCTATTGTGCACAGTGGAGTGATCGGCAAAATTCGGGAGGTGCACACGTGGAGCAACAAGAAGTGGGGCGACGTCGGTCCGCCGCCCTCCTGGACGGATCCGGTTCCGTCGACGTTCCGGTGGGACCTCTGGCTGGGCGTATGCGAGGATCGACCCTACGTCGGAGACGCCTATTATCACCCGGGCAACTGGCGGCGGCGGCTCGATTTCGGCACGGGAACTTTCGGCGACATGGGCTGCCACATTTTCGATCCTGTTTTTGAGTCGCTCGGCCTCACCGCCCCGATCTCGGTGCGATCCGAAGGGCCTGCGCCCGATCAGTGGAACTGGTCGACAGATGCGCGCATCCACTACGTTTTTCCTGGCACGAAATACACCGAGGGAAAGACCGTTCCGATCACCTGGTACGATGGAGATCAGCGCCCGCCGGCTGAAATTCTCGCGCTCGCGGAAGGCACGCAGGCCGCTGTCACGGACACGTCCAGCAACAATCGCAAGAGCATCTTCGGTCAGGGCTCGATCCTGATCGGCACCAAGGGAGTCCTGCATGTGCCGCATATCAACACTCCCCGCCTCTTTCCCCGACAGCAGTTCAAGGACTACGTGCTACCCGATGAAAAGGGAGCCCACCACTGGACGCAATGGGCGGAGGCATGCCTGTCAGGCGCGACTCCGAGCGCCCAGTTCGACTATTCAGGACCCCTGACCGAGGCGGTTCTTCTCGGCAGCGTGGCCGTGCGGTATCACCAGACCACGCTGAAATGGAACGCGAGGAAGCTGCAATTCGACAACCTGAAGGAAGCCAACCAGCATCTGCGCCGGACGTATCGAAAGGGATGGGAGGTTGCCGGTTTGTAG
- a CDS encoding ROK family protein, with amino-acid sequence MSKSEGIHIGTDSGATTSKTGGVRADGSIISHKLRQSSTNSQAGTAAVIAGWVEGAAGFLADNNLTWDQVRGVGLAIPGPYQSYGVLDKSANLPDAFTGWNFHAEYSAALAAKAGRPIPLIVGNDGNYGGVAEAARVRGKKKAGVVMLAPGSGLGCAYVDPHGFPLDGDNFAGMEAGHMPAALQLLGLRPYRCGCGRNWGCIEAYTTISGLPQLLEDVLKKHPGHELATSTASTKEKVLSLRTRAQKGDPLALEIFDIQAKALGYHVAALAVSLDPEYFVIGGGLIDPESTTPEFRARYLDGIRAAARPYLFPGQRKNIKIVEATLGELSQAIGAALVSLYTEQRKAHES; translated from the coding sequence ATGAGCAAATCCGAGGGCATCCATATTGGAACGGACAGCGGTGCGACCACTTCCAAGACCGGCGGCGTGCGCGCCGACGGTTCAATCATCTCGCACAAGCTGAGGCAAAGCTCGACCAACTCCCAGGCGGGCACCGCGGCGGTCATCGCGGGATGGGTTGAGGGAGCGGCCGGCTTTCTCGCGGACAACAATCTGACCTGGGACCAGGTTCGCGGCGTCGGCCTGGCCATACCCGGTCCCTATCAAAGCTACGGCGTCCTCGACAAGTCGGCCAACCTGCCCGACGCCTTCACGGGCTGGAACTTTCACGCTGAATACAGCGCGGCGCTCGCCGCCAAGGCGGGCCGACCGATTCCCCTGATTGTCGGCAATGACGGCAACTACGGCGGAGTTGCCGAAGCCGCGCGCGTGCGCGGCAAGAAGAAGGCGGGTGTCGTGATGCTTGCACCAGGTTCAGGCCTCGGCTGCGCCTACGTCGATCCGCACGGATTCCCGCTGGATGGCGACAACTTTGCCGGCATGGAGGCCGGTCACATGCCCGCTGCGTTGCAACTGCTCGGGCTCCGCCCCTACCGTTGCGGTTGCGGCCGCAACTGGGGCTGCATCGAGGCCTATACCACCATCTCGGGCCTTCCGCAGTTGCTCGAGGACGTGCTCAAGAAACATCCGGGCCATGAACTCGCCACATCAACGGCGTCGACCAAGGAAAAGGTGCTTTCCCTTCGCACGCGTGCGCAAAAGGGGGATCCGCTTGCGCTCGAGATCTTCGACATCCAGGCGAAGGCCCTGGGGTACCATGTCGCAGCGCTCGCGGTGTCCCTCGATCCGGAGTATTTCGTGATCGGTGGCGGACTGATTGACCCGGAGTCCACAACCCCCGAGTTCCGCGCCAGATACCTCGATGGCATACGCGCCGCGGCCCGGCCCTACCTTTTCCCGGGGCAGCGGAAGAACATCAAGATCGTCGAGGCGACCCTCGGCGAGCTGTCGCAGGCGATCGGAGCCGCGCTGGTTTCGCTCTACACGGAGCAGCGCAAGGCCCATGAGAGCTGA
- a CDS encoding DUF2945 domain-containing protein, with translation MAMFSIGDHVRWNSEAGWVSGRIIRIHEADFDYKGHRHRASREHPQYEIKSDKTDHIAAHRGEVLTRIA, from the coding sequence ATGGCGATGTTTTCAATCGGTGACCATGTCCGCTGGAATTCCGAGGCAGGCTGGGTGAGCGGCCGGATCATCCGAATTCACGAAGCGGATTTTGACTACAAGGGTCACCGCCACCGTGCGTCTCGGGAGCACCCGCAGTATGAAATCAAGAGCGACAAGACTGATCATATTGCTGCCCACCGGGGAGAGGTTCTGACAAGAATCGCCTGA